From a single Nothobranchius furzeri strain GRZ-AD chromosome 7, NfurGRZ-RIMD1, whole genome shotgun sequence genomic region:
- the znf207b gene encoding BUB3-interacting and GLEBS motif-containing protein ZNF207b, which translates to MGRKKKKQMKPWCWYCNRDFDDEKILIQHQKAKHFKCHICHKKLYTGPGLAIHCMQVHKETIDSVPNAIPGRTDIELEIYGMEGIPEKDMQERRRTLEQKSQESQKKKNQDDSDDDDDDDEAGPSTQHVAAVQPQPGYVTPMTQPGMPPVAGAPGIPPAGYQGMPPMMPGVPPMMHGMPPAMPGMPPAMMPMGGMMPPMMPGMPAIPPGMPPHMAPRPGMPHLAPAPAAGPMPSRPAGPMAQPAVNKPLFPSAAQAQQNVPGAAASSTVASSDPPKVTFPAYTQPSVSSSSSTSSSNPSSSTVAKPPATVTSKPATLTTTSATSKLIHPDEDISLEEMKAQLPRYQRLIPRPGQAHAAAPQVAAVGSIMPPQQGLPPQQPGMRHPLHGQYGAPPQGMPGYMPGGMPPYGQGPPMVPPYQGGPPMGMRPPVMSPAGRY; encoded by the exons ATGGGgcgaaagaagaagaagcagatgaAACCATGGTGCTG GTACTGCAATCGAGACTTTGATGATGAAAAAATCCTCATACAGCATCAGAAGGCAAAGCATTTTAAATGCCACATTTGTCACAAGAAATTATACACAGGGCCCGGATTGGCTATTCACTGCATGCAG GTACACAAAGAGACAATCGACAGTGTACCAAACGCAATTCCTGGGAGAACTGACATAGAGCTGGAGATTTATGGCATGGAAGGAATACCAGAGAAAGATATGCAGGAACGGAGAAGAACATTGGAACAGAAATCACAAG AGAGTCAGAAAAAGAAAAATCAGGATGACtctgatgatgacgacgatgacgaTGAAGCAGGACCATCAACTCAGCACGTTGCTGCTGTTCAGCCTCAGCCAGGCTATGTTACCCCAATGACCCAACCTGGGATGCCTCCTGTGGCTGGTGCACCAGGAATACCTCCTGCAGGATATCAAG GAATGCCTCCCATGATGCCGGGCGTTCCTCCCATGATGCATGGCATGCCCCCTGCAATGCCCGGAATGCCACCGGC CATGATGCCAATGGGAGGGATGATGCCTCCCATGATGCCTGGGATGCCCGCTATTCCTCCAG GAATGCCACCTCACATGGCTCCAAGACCGGGAATGCCCCACCTTGCTCCGGCCCCCGCAGCAGGACCAATGCCCAGCCGACCAGCAGGACCAATGGCTCAGCCTGCTGTTAACAAGCCTCTGTTTCCCAGTGCAGCACAG GCCCAACAGAATGTCCCAGGAGCCGCAGCTTCCAGCACAGTCGCCTCCTCTGACCCTCCCAAAGTCACATTCCCCGCCTACACCCAGCCCTCtgtctcctcttcctcttccacttcttcttctaatCCCTCTAGCAGCACTGTGGCCAAACCCCCGGCCACAGTGACCAGTAAGCCTGCCACCCTCACAACCACGAGTGCAACTAGTAAGTTGATCCACCCTGATGAGGATATCTCACTG GAGGAGATGAAGGCTCAGCTACCTCGCTACCAGCGTCTCATACCCAGGCCTGGTCAGGCCCATGCTGCTGCCCCCCAAGTGGCAGCTGTAGGTAGCATAATGCCCCCACAGCAGGGCCTGCCACCGCAGCAGCCTGGCATGAGGCATCCCCTACATG GTCAGTACGGTGCCCCCCCTCAGGGCATGCCAGGCTACATGCCTGGGGGGATGCCTCCATATGGGCAAGGTCCTCCTATGGTGCCCCCTTACCAGGGAGGACCTCCAATGGGTATGAGGCCGCCCGTCATGTCTCCGGCTGGACGCTACTGA